The Coregonus clupeaformis isolate EN_2021a chromosome 8, ASM2061545v1, whole genome shotgun sequence genome has a segment encoding these proteins:
- the LOC121572542 gene encoding polypeptide N-acetylgalactosaminyltransferase 12-like gives MMSGDYEYLVMPYDLANAALAFQKFVNEVFRDMLGHQVVVYIDDILDYSATLEDHITHIRVVLGLLENRLYVKAEKCQFHQVAVSFLGYQVSPQGMKMNERKAEAVPTTIKGLQRFLEFANFYRRFIKYFSSIASPLTSLLKGGPHKLVWSPAADEAFRLLKGRFTSTPLLKHPDPTLPFVVEVDASEVGMGAVLSQWQNLDIRQALEREPAPATCSPEHTYVPTEVRDRLLTWAHTSLRLPWTSMEPPPYAVSCKDLKYDYRSLPSTSVVIAFYNEAWSTLLRTVHSVLETSPNLLLREVVLVDDYSDRAHLKEPLENYISSLKKVRLIRARKREGLVRARLLGASIATGDVLTFLDCHCECHEGWLEPLLHRIKEKPSAVVCPVIDVIDWNTFQYLGNPREPHIGGFDWRLVFTWHPVPEYEQKHRHSPIDVIRSPTMAGGLFAVSKNYFHYLGTYDTGMEVWGGENLEFSFRIWQCGGSLEIHPCSHVGHVFPKKAPYSRGKALANSVRAAEVWMDEYKELYYHRNPHARLEAFGDVTDRRKLRTQLRCKDFKWYLENIYPDIHVPEDRPGMFGMLKNRGMSSYCFDYNPPDDNNLVGHRIILYTCHGMGQNQFFEYSSERSEIRYNTREPAGCAAGDAVSTYLTVHLCKKPRQPVPQDQKFVLREDGTLYHMMTQKCVQAVDKTDNGSPAPALRPCSDHANQKWFFEERGA, from the exons ATGATGTCTGGAGACTACGAGTACTTGGTGATGCCTTATGATTTAGCCAATGCGGCGTTGGCGTTCCAGAaatttgtgaacgaggtgttccgggacatgctcgGGCACCAGGTGGTCGTGTATATCGACGACATCCTGGACTACTCGGCCACCTTGGAGGATCACATCACCCACATCCGAGTAGTCCTGGGACTCTTGGAGAACCGCCTGTATGTAAAAGCAGAGAAGTGCCAGTTCCATCAGGTCGCTGTCTCCTTCTTGGGATACCAGGTCAGCCCGCAGGGAATGAAGATGAATGAAAGGAAGGCTGAGGCAGTCCCAACCACCATAAAGGGGCTACAACGTTTTTTGGAgtttgccaacttctaccgccgcttcattaAATACTTCAGCTCCAtcgcctctcctctcacctctctcctcaaggGTGGTCCCCATAAATTGGTGTGGAGTCCTGCAGCCGATGAGGCCTTCCGCCTACTGAAGGGGCGTTTCACCTCCACCCCGTTGCTGAAACACCCAGATCCTACGCTGCCctttgtggtggaggtggacgcttcagaAGTGGGCATGGGGGCCGTCCTGTCCCAATGGCAAA ACTTGGACATCCGCCAGGCCCTGGAGAGGGAACCCGCGCCTGCTACCTGCTCTCCGGAGCACACCTACGTTCCCACAGAGGTAAGGGATCGGCTGTTGACCTGGGCGCACACATCCCTCCGCCTCCCCTGGACATCGATGGAACCCCCACCCTATGCCGTCAG TTGTAAGGACCTGAAGTATGACTACAGGTCATTGCCATCTACCTCAGTGGTGATCGCCTTCTACAACGAGGCGTGGTCCACGCTGCTACGCACTGTCCACAGTGTCCTGGAGACATCACCTAACTTACTGCTACGAGAGGTGGTGCTGGTGGACGACTATAGTGACAGAG CTCATTTGAAGGAGCCGTTGGAAAACTACATCTCCAGCTTGAAGAAGGTGCGTCTGATCCGGGCCAGGAAGAGGGAGGGCCTGGTGCGGGCCAGGCTCCTTGGGGCCTCCATCGCCACAGGTGACGTGCTGACCTTCCTGGACTGCCACTGTGAATGCCACGAGGGCTGGCTGGAGCCCCTGCTCCACAG GATAAAGGAGAAACCGTCAGCTGTGGTCTGTCCAGTCATCGATGTCATCGACTGGAACACTTTTCAGTATCTAGGCAACCCTAGGGAACCTCATATCGGAGGATTTGATTGGCGGCTGGTCTTCACCTGGCACCCGGTGCCAGAGTACGAGCAGAAACACAGGCACTCTCCCATCGATGTCATCAG GTCTCCTACTATGGCTGGTGGGCTGTTTGCTGTCAGTAAGAACTATTTCCATTACCTGGGCACATATGACACAGGCATGGAGGTGTGGGGAGGAGAGAACCTAGAGTTCTCAtttagg ATCTGGCAGTGCGGGGGCAGCCTGGAGATCCACCCCTGCTCCCACGTGGGCCACGTCTTCCCCAAGAAGGCCCCCTACTCGCGGGGCAAGGCACTGGCCAACAGCGTGCGTGCTGCCGAGGTCTGGATGGACGAGTACAAGGAGTTGTACTACCACCGTAACCCCCACGCACGCCTG GAGGCCTTTGGGGACGTGACAGACAGGAGGAAGCTCAGGACCCAGTTAAGATGTAAGGACTTCAAGTGGTACCTGGAGAACATCTATCCTGATATCCACGTCCCTGAGGACAGGCCTGGGATGTTTGGAATG CTGAAGAACAGAGGCATGTCTAGCTACTGCTTTGACTACAACCCTCCTGACGACAATAACCTGGTGGGCCACCGGATCATCCTCTACACCTGTCATGGCATGGGACAAAACCAG TTCTTTGAGTACTCCAGTGAGAGAAGTGAGATCCGTTATAACACCAGGGAGCCAGCAGGGTGCGCTGCGGGGGACGCCGTCTCCACCTACCTGACCGTGCACCTGTGCAAGAAACCCCGGCAGCCTGTACCACAGGACCAGAAGTTTGTCCTCAGAGAG GACGGCACCCTCTACCACATGATGACCCAGAAGTGTGTCCAGGCTGTGGACAAGACGGACAATGGCAGCCCTGCCCCCGCCCTGCGGCCCTGCTCGGACCACGCCAACCAGAAGTGGTTCTTTGAGGAGAGGGGGGCGTAG